Proteins encoded in a region of the Tripterygium wilfordii isolate XIE 37 chromosome 21, ASM1340144v1, whole genome shotgun sequence genome:
- the LOC119988775 gene encoding copper-transporting ATPase RAN1-like, whose translation MAPLSLRNLQLTQVGRGRKELVDGEDTGDLEDARLLDSYDEAGEDKIEEGMRRIQVRVTGMTCAACSNSVEAALMDVDGVLKASVALLQNKADVIFDPKLVKDDDIKNAIEDAGFEAEILTEPSKSGTKSHGTLVGQFTIGGMTCAACVNSVEGILRDLPGVKRAVVALATSLGEVEYDPTVTSKNDIVNAIEDAGFEASLVQSSEQDKIILGVAGVLSEMDAQLLEGILSNLSGVRQFRYDRTSGELDVLFDPEVVSSRALVDGVEGGSIGRFKLRVMNPYARTTSRDVDEASKMFQLFRSSLFLSIPIFLIRVVCPHIPLLYSSLLWRCGPFLMGDWLEWALVSLVQFVIGKRFYVAAGRALRNGSTNMDVLVALGTSAAYFYSVCALLYGAVTGFWSPTYFETSAMLITFILLGKYLECLAKGRTSDAIKKLVELAPATALLVVKDKGGSLIGEREIDALLIQPGDTLKVLPGTKVPSDGVVVWGSSYVNESMVTGESAPVLKEVNSSVIGGTINLNGALHIQASKVGSDTVLSQIISLVETAQMSKAPIQKFADFVASIFVPTVVAMALLTFLGWYLAGVFEAYPKHWLPENGNYFVFALMFSISVLVIACPCALGLATPTAVMVATGVGANNGVLIKGGDALERAQKVKYVIFDKTGTLTQGKATVTTAKVFSGLDRGEFLRLVASAEASSEHPLAKAIVEYARHFHFFDEPSENEDYHGQSKETRVSGWLLDVSEFSALPGRGVHCFINKKRILVGNRKLLAESGIAIPIHVEDFVVELEESAKTGILVAYDDNIIGVLGVADPLKREAAVVIEGLGKMGVKSVMVTGDNWRTARAVAKEVGIQDVRAEVMPAGKADIVSSFQKSGSVVAMVGDGINDSPALAAADIGMAIGAGTDVAIEAADYVLMRNNLEDVITAIDLSRKTFSRIRWNYVFAMGYNFVAIPIAAGALFPLLGIKLPPWAAGACMALSSVSVVCSSLLLRLYKKPRLTAILEIIVE comes from the exons ATGGCGCCGCTGAGTCTGAGGAACCTGCAGTTGACTCAAGTTGGACGAGGACGGAAGGAGCTGGTGGACGGCGAGGATACGGGCGACCTTGAGGATGCGAGGCTTCTGGATTCTTATGATGAGGCGGGGGAAGATAAAATTGAGGAAGGGATGAGGAGAATTCAGGTGAGAGTGACGGGGATGACCTGCGCGGCTTGCTCGAATTCAGTGGAGGCTGCTCTAATGGATGTTGATGGAGTGCTTAAGGCCTCTGTTGCACTGCTTCAAAACAAGGCTGATGTTATATTTGACCCCAAGTTGGTTAAG GATGATGACATCAAGAATGCAATTGAAGATGCCGGGTTTGAGGCAGAGATTCTGACAGAACCCTCTAAATCCGGGACAAAGTCTCATGGGACCCTAGTTGGGCAGTTCACTATAGGGGGGATGACATGTGCAGCATGTGTGAACTCTGTTGAAGGCATTCTGCGAGATCTTCCTGGTGTCAAAAGGGCTGTGGTTGCCTTAGCTACTTCACTGGGAGAAGTGGAGTATGATCCTACTGTGACTAGTAAAAATGACATAGTCAATGCAATTGAAGATGCTGGTTTCGAAGCTTCACTCGTACAGAGCAGTGAGCAGGATAAAATCATACTAGGGGTTGCAGGGGTGCTCAGTGAGATGGATGCCCAGCTCTTGGAAGGCATTCTTAGCAATTTGAGTGGGGTGAGACAATTTCGTTATGATAGGACGTCAGGAGAACTTGATGTTCTCTTTGATCCTGAAGTGGTCAGTTCTAGAGCACTAGTTGATGGAGTTGAGGGAGGAAGCATTGGGAGATTTAAACTCCGTGTTATGAATCCTTATGCAAGAACGACTTCTAGGGATGTTGACGAAGCATCGAAGATGTTCCAATTATTCCGCTCCAGTCTTTTTCTCAGT ATCCCTATCTTTCTCATAAGAGTAGTTTGTCCACACATACCGCTTTTGTATTCCTCATTGCTCTGGCGATGTGGACCCTTCCTAATGGGTGATTGGTTGGAGTGGGCATTGGTGAGTCTTGTTCAATTTGTTATTGGGAAGCGTTTCTACGTTGCAGCTGGCCGAGCTCTTCGAAATGGCTCTACAAACATGGATGTCTTGGTTGCATTGGGAACTTCAGCGGCTTACTTCTACTCTGTTTGTGCACTACTATATGGTGCAGTAACTGGCTTTTGGTCCCCAACATACTTTGAAACAAGTGCTATGCTAATAACATTTATTTTGCTGGGAAAATATTTGGAGTGTCTTGCGAAGGGAAGAACTTCAGATGCTATCAAGAAGTTAGTAGAACTGGCGCCAGCTACGGCACTACTGGTCGTCAAAGACAAAG gtGGAAGTCTCATTGGAGAACGAGAAATAGACGCTTTGCTAATTCAGCCTGGTGATACACTAAAAGTTCTTCCTGGTACTAAGGTTCCATCTGATGGAGTGGTTGTATGGGGTTCAAGTTATGTCAATGAGAGTATGGTAACAGGTGAATCTGCACCAGTTTTGAAGGAGGTTAATTCGTCTGTTATTGGTGGGACAATCAATTTGAATGGTGCTCTTCACATACAAGCTAGTAAAGTAGGATCTGACACTGTTTTGAGCCAGATAATTAGTTTAGTTGAGACTGCGcagatgtcaaaagctcctatTCAGAAGTTTGCTGACTTT GTGGCGAGCATTTTTGTCCCCACAGTTGTTGCAATGgcacttttgacctttttgggtTG GTACCTAGCTGGAGTTTTTGAAGCTTACCCAAAACACTGGCTACCTGAGAATGGCAACTACTTCGTCTTTGCCCTCATGTTTTCAATATCTGTGCTGGTGATTGCATGTCCATGTGCACTTGGCTTGGCAACACCTACTGCTGTCATGGTGGCAACAGGAGTTGGGGCGAATAATGGTGTATTGATTAAAGGAGGAGATGCTTTAGAAAGGGCTCAGAAAGTTAAATACGTGATATTTGATAAAACTGGCACCTTGACGCAAGGAAAGGCCACTGTTACAACTGCTAAAGTTTTCTCCGGATTGGATCGTGGAGAATTTCTCAGATTAGTTGCTTCCGCAGAG GCTAGCAGTGAACATCCTCTCGCAAAAGCAATTGTGGAATATGCCCGCCATTTCCATTTCTTTGACGAGCCTTCTGAAAATGAGGATTATCATGGCCAGAGCAAAGAGACTAGAGTTTCTGGATGGCTTCTTGATGTCTCTGAGTTCTCTGCTCTGCCTGGAAGAGGGGTCCATTGctttattaacaaaaaaaggATCTTG GTTGGTAACCGAAAGCTGCTGGCCGAAAGTGGGATTGCCATTCCAATCCATGTTGAAGATTTTGTAGTAGAACTGGAAGAAAGTGCAAAGACTGGCATACTTGTTGCATATGATGATAACATAATTGGGGTTTTGGGGGTTGCGGATCCATTAAAGAGAGAAGCTGCTGTGGTTATAGAGGGGCTTGGCAAGATGGGTGTGAAATCTGTCATGGTTACGGGAGATAATTGGAGGACAGCTAGAGCTGTAGCTAAGGAG GTTGGCATTCAAGATGTTAGGGCAGAGGTAATGCCAGCAGGAAAAGCAGATATTGTAAGTTCATTTCAGAAAAGTGGAAGCGTAGTTGCAATGGTGGGAGATGGTATAAATGATTCTCCTGCTCTGGCTGCTGCCGATATTGGTATGGCCATAGGGGCCGGGACAGATGTAGCCATCGAAGCCGCTGACTATGTATTGATGAGAAATAACTTGGAAGACGTAATTACCGCTATCGACCTTTCAAGGAAGACTTTCTCTCGTATTCGATGGAATTATGTTTTTGCCATGGGCTACAATTTCGTTGCAATCCCAATCGCGGCGGGTGCTTTATTTCCTCTCCTGGGGATCAAGCTGCCACCATGGGCAGCCGGTGCTTGTATGGCTCTCTCATCTGTCAGTGTTGTCTGCTCGTCTTTACTTCTTAGGTTATACAAAAAACCTAGACTTACTGCCATATTAGAAATAATTGTAGAGTAG
- the LOC119989467 gene encoding VQ motif-containing protein 22-like gives MEDIITGSTQWVQSSYDSFHSLLPFSDATAPTTGVDSSLLSPNKSCRAIDHHQHQLSPRNSGCVSKPIRRRSRASKRTPTTLLKANTTNFRALVQQFTGCPRAPIPFATQKGPITLNFGAGSAHNYNYSSSTNFRKKFYLQRFQRENWSQQNEQQQQHQQYLQQQEQQEYYSVEQILDNISNDGSNSGSQNVEIDDDFVLNDFSLDELTREYLFSNDICS, from the coding sequence ATGGAGGACATAATAACTGGCTCTACTCAGTGGGTGCAATCCTCCTACGACTCTTTTCACTCTCTGTTGCCATTCTCCGATGCCACGGCCCCGACGACGGGTGTCGATAGCTCCTTATTAAGCCCTAACAAGTCATGTAGAGCTAttgatcatcatcaacatcaattGAGTCCAAGGAATAGTGGGTGTGTGTCAAAACCAATCCGAAGGAGGTCTAGAGCTTCAAAGAGGACACCAACCACTCTTCTTAAGGCCAATACCACAAATTTTCGAGCTCTTGTGCAACAATTCACTGGATGCCCTAGAGCACCCATTCCATTTGCAACCCAAAAGGGTCCTATCACCTTGAATTTTGGTGCTGGGAGCGCTCATAACTATAACTATAGTAGCAGCACTAATTTTCGCAAAAAGTTTTATCTTCAACGCTTCCAACGAGAAAATTGGAGTCAACAAAACGAGCAGCAACAACAGCATCAGCAGTACCtacaacaacaagaacaacaagaATATTATAGTGTGGAACAAATACTTGACAATATTTCTAATGATGGGTCTAACAGTGGTTCTCAAAATGTGGAGATCGATGACGACTTTGTCCTCAATGATTTTTCCTTGGATGAGCTTACTAGGGAATATTTGTTCTCCAATGATATATGTAGCTAG